In candidate division WOR-3 bacterium, the following are encoded in one genomic region:
- a CDS encoding BrnT family toxin, which translates to MLVSYTERGDKIRLISARQATKQEIKAYQEG; encoded by the coding sequence TTGTTAGTCTCTTATACCGAAAGAGGAGATAAAATTAGACTGATTAGCGCTAGACAAGCTACCAAACAAGAAATCAAAGCTTATCAAGAGGGTTAA